Proteins encoded within one genomic window of Bradyrhizobium sp. CB1717:
- a CDS encoding ATP-binding protein: protein MTVERLDGSNPVQPRRWWHRVRPIQTIQDRILLWAWGSLVLTLLSFAFSLLGDNFTVIAFAAFLASSLTLAGAIMDITALKKAHAELERSEQRYRHLFTRMPIALRQLDASKLVVLFRKLKAEGVKDLGPYFDSHPEFLRTCMDALAFQEANERAIQMFGGESDDHVERSMAKAWKERPDTFRRAMESRYRGETNFEEETRMVTWDGRVVDVLFTTARVGPINDLEVSLVGTIDISQRIRAQQKLQQVQAEFAHAARVSMLGELTASIAHEVNQPLAAIATNGAAGLRWLNRPVPDIGEIRKAIENIVVDTKRAANIVARVHGMASRKAPEQAFLSFDEIIHEALLFLRHEMESRGVAILHRPDPTAPQVLGDRTQLQQVIVNLAINAVQAMTQAGSDDRRIVISTVTQDAATLCCSVEDSGPGIAAEHAGRLFDSFFTTKESGMGMGLPICRSIVEAHGGRIGAEGRATHGGARFWFTLPMSVAADSPRSDLSEDA, encoded by the coding sequence ATGACAGTCGAACGCCTGGATGGCTCCAACCCCGTACAGCCCCGGCGATGGTGGCACCGCGTGCGGCCGATCCAGACAATACAGGATCGCATTCTCCTGTGGGCTTGGGGCAGCCTTGTTTTGACCCTGCTGTCCTTTGCCTTCTCGCTGCTCGGGGACAATTTCACGGTCATCGCTTTCGCGGCTTTTCTGGCCTCTTCGCTGACGCTCGCCGGCGCCATCATGGATATCACGGCCCTGAAGAAGGCCCACGCGGAGCTGGAGCGGAGCGAGCAGCGTTACCGCCATTTGTTCACCCGCATGCCGATCGCGCTCCGGCAGCTCGACGCCAGCAAGCTGGTCGTGCTTTTCCGCAAATTGAAAGCCGAGGGCGTCAAGGATCTCGGCCCCTATTTCGATAGCCATCCCGAGTTCCTTCGGACCTGCATGGACGCGCTCGCGTTCCAGGAGGCCAATGAGCGGGCCATCCAGATGTTCGGAGGCGAATCCGACGACCATGTCGAACGTTCCATGGCCAAGGCCTGGAAGGAACGGCCCGATACGTTCCGGCGGGCGATGGAGTCCCGTTATCGCGGCGAGACGAACTTCGAGGAAGAGACCAGGATGGTCACGTGGGACGGCCGCGTCGTCGACGTTCTGTTCACGACCGCCCGCGTCGGCCCCATCAACGATCTCGAGGTCAGCCTGGTCGGCACCATCGACATCTCACAGCGGATTCGCGCCCAGCAGAAGCTGCAGCAGGTGCAGGCCGAGTTCGCGCATGCCGCACGCGTCTCGATGCTCGGCGAGCTCACCGCCTCGATCGCGCACGAAGTCAACCAGCCCCTCGCCGCCATCGCCACCAACGGCGCTGCCGGGCTGCGCTGGCTGAACAGGCCGGTGCCCGACATCGGCGAGATCCGCAAGGCCATCGAGAACATCGTCGTGGACACAAAGCGCGCCGCGAACATCGTGGCACGCGTTCACGGCATGGCCTCGCGAAAAGCCCCCGAGCAGGCCTTCCTGTCGTTCGACGAGATCATTCACGAAGCGCTTCTGTTCCTGCGACACGAGATGGAATCCCGCGGCGTAGCGATCCTGCACCGGCCGGATCCCACCGCGCCGCAGGTGCTAGGCGACCGCACCCAGCTCCAGCAGGTGATCGTCAATCTGGCCATCAATGCGGTGCAGGCGATGACACAGGCGGGATCTGACGATCGCAGGATCGTCATCAGCACGGTCACCCAGGATGCAGCCACCCTGTGCTGCTCCGTGGAGGACAGCGGTCCCGGCATCGCCGCCGAACATGCCGGCCGGCTCTTTGACAGCTTCTTCACGACCAAGGAGAGCGGCATGGGCATGGGACTGCCCATCTGCCGGTCGATCGTCGAAGCACATGGAGGCCGGATCGGCGCCGAGGGCCGCGCCACGCATGGCGGAGCCCGTTTCTGGTTCACCCTGCCGATGTCCGTCGCGGCGGATTCGCCGCGCTCCGATCTCAGTGAGGACGCCTGA
- a CDS encoding cytochrome ubiquinol oxidase subunit I translates to MDPTALLLSRLQFAFTISFHIIFPAFTIGLAAWLTVLEAMHQYTGRPVYRTLFEFWLKIFGVAFGMGVVSGVVMAFQFGTNWSVLSRMSGPIQGPLLSYETFTAFMLEAGFFGILIFGRPRVPPWFYLFSTAMVALGTTLSAFWIMVNNSWMQVPTGYVLENGQFVPNDWAQIIFNRVVWVRFPHMLLASYLTGAFCVAATGAWYLLRRTYRAEAHVMLRMGLALAAVLLPVQLFIGHLVGDYVHDYQPAKFAAIEARWHDEQPASEVLIALPDSSTESNKYAISIPVLGSIIGSMSLTSKEVGLTSFAPQDRPPVAIPFFAFRIMVGCGFVMLGLAWFGSWLGLKHRLERSRLLLWGIFLSFPLPWIAILTGWYTVEVGRQPWTVYGVLRTADAVTPFLTASAALTSLILFVAVYAFIFSFGTYYIYRLLRAGPAGLGGKPLHVPVPNRPMSLADKMPAIVEAGE, encoded by the coding sequence ATGGACCCGACGGCGCTTCTCCTCTCGCGACTGCAGTTCGCCTTCACGATCTCGTTCCACATCATCTTCCCGGCGTTCACGATCGGGCTTGCCGCCTGGCTCACCGTGCTCGAAGCGATGCACCAGTACACCGGCAGGCCCGTCTACCGCACCTTGTTCGAGTTCTGGCTCAAGATCTTCGGCGTCGCCTTCGGCATGGGCGTGGTATCGGGCGTAGTGATGGCGTTCCAGTTCGGAACGAACTGGAGCGTGCTGTCGAGGATGTCGGGGCCGATCCAGGGTCCGCTTCTCTCCTACGAGACGTTCACCGCCTTCATGCTGGAGGCGGGCTTCTTCGGCATCCTCATCTTCGGGCGGCCGCGGGTGCCGCCCTGGTTCTACCTGTTCTCCACTGCGATGGTCGCGCTCGGAACCACGCTGTCGGCGTTCTGGATCATGGTCAACAACAGCTGGATGCAGGTGCCGACCGGCTACGTATTGGAGAACGGCCAGTTCGTGCCGAACGATTGGGCGCAGATCATCTTCAACCGGGTGGTCTGGGTCCGCTTTCCGCACATGCTCCTCGCCTCATATCTCACCGGTGCCTTCTGCGTAGCGGCGACCGGCGCGTGGTATCTGCTGCGGCGGACCTATCGGGCCGAGGCGCATGTGATGCTGCGCATGGGTCTTGCGCTCGCGGCGGTGCTGCTTCCGGTCCAGCTCTTCATCGGCCATCTCGTCGGCGACTACGTCCACGACTACCAGCCCGCCAAGTTCGCCGCGATCGAGGCGCGCTGGCATGACGAGCAGCCGGCCTCCGAGGTGCTGATCGCGCTTCCGGATTCGAGCACGGAGTCGAATAAATACGCGATATCGATCCCCGTGCTCGGGAGCATCATCGGCAGCATGAGCCTGACGTCGAAGGAGGTTGGCCTCACCAGTTTCGCGCCGCAGGACCGGCCGCCGGTGGCGATCCCGTTCTTTGCCTTCCGCATCATGGTCGGCTGCGGCTTCGTCATGCTGGGGCTGGCCTGGTTCGGGAGCTGGCTCGGCCTCAAGCATCGGCTCGAGCGCAGTCGCCTGCTGCTGTGGGGCATCTTCCTCAGCTTCCCGCTGCCGTGGATCGCGATCCTGACCGGCTGGTACACCGTGGAAGTCGGCCGCCAGCCCTGGACGGTCTACGGCGTGTTGCGGACTGCCGATGCCGTGACTCCGTTCCTCACGGCGTCCGCCGCGCTAACCTCGCTGATCCTGTTCGTCGCCGTCTACGCCTTCATCTTCTCGTTCGGGACCTACTACATCTACCGGCTGCTGCGTGCCGGGCCGGCCGGGCTTGGCGGCAAGCCGCTGCATGTTCCCGTGCCCAATCGGCCGATGTCGCTCGCCGACAAAATGCCGGCAATCGTCGAAGCGGGAGAATAG
- the cydB gene encoding cytochrome d ubiquinol oxidase subunit II produces MVTFWVALLAISILIYLLLDGFDLGVGMLFGLAGSETRREAMLRTVAPVWDGNETWLIVTGVIMWGAFPVVYSMLLSALYIPVLIMLLGLILRGVAFEFRGKASRSRWIWDVSFTAGSFAASFMQGAMVGALVEGLQFSNGEYAGGTFGWLTTFSVLCGIGLCFGYALLGACWLVRKCDGSIREATRRQIPLLAVAVLAFLVVVFTHALIEHLPILRRWIERPYLFLFPLIGAGAAAVLATSILRHDDYWPFHMVSLIFAAAFGTLALSFWPYMIPFVVTIDEAAAPHASLAFMFWGAGLFVFPLMLLYVAVGYRVFRGKTAAADHY; encoded by the coding sequence ATGGTGACGTTCTGGGTTGCGCTGCTTGCCATCAGCATCCTGATCTATCTCCTTCTCGACGGATTCGACCTCGGCGTCGGGATGCTGTTTGGCCTTGCAGGCAGCGAGACGAGGCGTGAGGCGATGCTGCGCACGGTCGCTCCGGTCTGGGACGGCAACGAGACCTGGCTGATCGTCACCGGCGTGATCATGTGGGGCGCGTTTCCCGTGGTCTATTCCATGCTGCTATCCGCGCTCTATATCCCGGTCCTGATCATGCTTCTGGGACTAATCCTGCGCGGCGTCGCGTTCGAGTTTCGCGGCAAGGCGTCGCGCTCGCGCTGGATCTGGGACGTCAGCTTCACTGCGGGGTCGTTTGCCGCAAGCTTCATGCAGGGCGCCATGGTCGGGGCGCTGGTCGAGGGGCTTCAATTCTCGAACGGCGAATATGCCGGAGGCACCTTCGGCTGGCTGACGACCTTTTCGGTCTTGTGCGGGATCGGCCTGTGCTTCGGCTATGCGTTGCTCGGCGCCTGCTGGCTCGTGAGGAAGTGCGATGGGTCCATCCGCGAGGCCACGCGGCGCCAGATCCCGTTGCTTGCCGTCGCGGTGCTGGCTTTCCTCGTCGTCGTCTTCACCCACGCCCTCATCGAACATCTGCCAATTCTGCGCCGGTGGATCGAGCGGCCGTATCTTTTCCTGTTTCCCCTCATCGGCGCAGGCGCGGCCGCGGTGCTCGCCACGAGCATCCTGCGCCACGACGATTACTGGCCCTTCCACATGGTTTCGCTGATCTTCGCGGCGGCGTTCGGCACGCTCGCTTTGTCGTTCTGGCCCTATATGATCCCGTTCGTCGTCACGATCGACGAGGCCGCGGCGCCGCATGCAAGTCTCGCCTTCATGTTCTGGGGCGCGGGTCTGTTCGTGTTCCCGCTGATGCTGCTCTATGTCGCGGTCGGTTATCGCGTCTTCCGGGGCAAGACGGCGGCGGCGGATCATTATTGA
- a CDS encoding thioesterase family protein codes for MNPLEKVTAGMTAEKQVAVTPEMTVGHVVPGMPEVYGTPMMILHMEMAAGSAVQPFLPKGHVSVGMMVNIRHLAATPVGRTVRAIARVVAVEARSILFEVEAWDGDRKIGDGTHRRGVVDVAEFERRFGVTSPVAEIA; via the coding sequence ATGAATCCACTTGAGAAGGTGACCGCCGGCATGACGGCAGAGAAGCAGGTCGCCGTCACACCGGAGATGACGGTCGGCCATGTGGTGCCGGGCATGCCCGAGGTCTACGGCACGCCGATGATGATCCTGCACATGGAGATGGCCGCGGGATCGGCGGTTCAGCCGTTCCTGCCGAAAGGCCATGTCAGCGTCGGGATGATGGTCAATATCCGCCATCTGGCGGCAACTCCGGTCGGCCGCACGGTGCGCGCGATCGCCCGGGTGGTCGCGGTCGAGGCCCGGAGCATCCTGTTCGAGGTCGAGGCCTGGGACGGCGACCGCAAGATCGGCGACGGCACCCATCGGCGCGGCGTCGTCGATGTCGCCGAGTTCGAGAGGCGGTTCGGCGTGACTAGCCCCGTGGCCGAGATCGCCTAA
- a CDS encoding efflux RND transporter permease subunit: MNLSALFILRPIATALLMAGLLLLGLAAYPLLPVGALPNVNYPTIQISAQLPGADPGTIASSLATPLEQQLSQIPGITQLTSSSALGVAQLTVQFELSRTVDSAAVDVLAAINAASPFLPPNIPYPPTIRKVNPAETPIMLIALTSDSLPLTTVDAYAENILLPKISQVPGVGLVGIGGQQKPAIRVRVNPQALAARGIGLEDVRSVIAGANVDLPKGTLNSPRVTYTLNTNDQLLKPSAYEDLIIAYRNGSPVRIRDVGTAIEAPENDLLAGWYGKDPAIILAVQRVPGANVIETVDRIKKLLPQLQASVPPAIKVTIAADRTATIRAAVSDVQFTLMLTVALVVMVIFLFLRNFWATVIPAITVPLALIGTFAVLYVLGYSLDNLSLMALSIAVGFVVDDAVVVIENIVRHLEQGMTPLEAALKGSAEIGFTIVSITLSLIAVFIPLFLMGGYVGKLFQEFAVTITASLLLSLVISLTLTPMMCARLLKDESRKKHGRIYLLFERGFDALLKLYARGLRVVLRHRFVTLLVMLSTIALTGYLYVIIPKGFFPQQDTGQIVGITEAAQDISFPAMSERQQAIVNILLKDPAIQSVASYIGPGGPTATLNQGRIFIVLKPKPERRASADQIINRLGPQLAHIQGIRLYMQAAQDITIGARLSKTQYQYTLTDADSNELTHWSAIFLEKLRALDAITDVASDQANAGPRLEVTVDREVASSFGILPTTIDNALDDAFGQRIVSTMFTSLNQYHVVMEVDPRFQYGPEALKDIYLNSASGQQVPLSTLVHSVIKPAPILINHQSLFPSVTISFNLKPGVALGDAVTAIQKIEKDTGKPASLSTSFQGNAQAFQSSLSGTPLLIGAALIVIYIILGVLYESLIHPITILSTLPSAGIGALLLLLAVHMDLSVIAIIGIILLIGIVKKNGIMLVDFALEVERQNKLSPEEAIYQACTLRFRPILMTTMAALLGGVPLMIGSGTGAELRQPLGYTIVGGLMLSQVLTLYTTPVVYLYLDRLGNWLTGRKPRAAETPAPSTTEAETGLSHEST, encoded by the coding sequence ATGAACCTCTCCGCGCTCTTCATCCTGCGACCGATTGCAACCGCGCTGCTGATGGCCGGCCTGCTGCTGCTCGGCCTTGCGGCCTATCCGCTGCTGCCGGTCGGAGCGCTGCCGAACGTCAACTACCCGACGATCCAGATCTCGGCGCAATTGCCCGGCGCCGATCCCGGCACCATCGCCTCGTCCCTCGCAACGCCGCTCGAGCAGCAGCTCAGCCAGATTCCGGGCATCACGCAGCTCACCTCGTCCAGTGCGCTCGGCGTCGCCCAGCTCACGGTGCAGTTCGAGCTGTCGCGCACCGTGGACAGCGCGGCGGTGGACGTGCTGGCCGCGATCAACGCCGCCAGCCCCTTCCTGCCGCCGAACATCCCCTACCCGCCGACGATCAGGAAGGTGAATCCGGCGGAGACGCCGATCATGCTGATCGCGCTGACGTCGGACTCGCTGCCGCTGACGACGGTCGACGCCTATGCCGAAAACATCCTGCTGCCGAAGATCTCGCAGGTGCCCGGCGTCGGCCTCGTCGGCATCGGCGGCCAGCAGAAGCCCGCGATCCGCGTTCGCGTCAATCCGCAGGCGCTCGCCGCCCGCGGCATCGGCCTCGAAGACGTCCGCAGCGTCATCGCCGGCGCCAATGTCGACCTGCCCAAGGGCACGCTCAACAGCCCGCGTGTCACCTACACGCTCAACACCAACGACCAGCTGCTGAAGCCTTCCGCCTACGAAGACCTCATCATCGCCTATCGCAACGGCTCGCCGGTGCGGATCCGCGACGTCGGCACGGCGATCGAGGCACCCGAAAACGACCTCCTGGCCGGATGGTACGGCAAGGATCCCGCCATCATCCTCGCCGTCCAGCGCGTTCCCGGCGCCAACGTCATCGAGACGGTCGACCGCATCAAGAAGCTGCTGCCGCAGCTGCAGGCCTCCGTTCCGCCGGCGATCAAGGTGACGATCGCCGCCGATCGCACCGCCACCATCCGCGCCGCGGTCTCCGACGTTCAGTTCACGCTGATGCTGACGGTCGCCCTGGTGGTGATGGTCATCTTCCTGTTCCTGCGGAACTTCTGGGCCACCGTCATCCCGGCGATCACGGTGCCGCTGGCGCTTATCGGGACGTTCGCGGTCCTTTATGTGCTCGGCTACAGCCTCGATAACCTTTCGCTGATGGCCTTGTCGATCGCAGTCGGCTTCGTGGTGGACGATGCCGTCGTCGTCATCGAGAACATCGTGCGCCATCTCGAGCAGGGCATGACGCCGCTGGAGGCGGCGCTCAAGGGCTCCGCCGAGATCGGGTTCACGATCGTCTCCATCACGCTGTCGCTGATCGCGGTGTTCATCCCGCTGTTCCTGATGGGCGGCTATGTCGGCAAGCTGTTCCAGGAATTCGCGGTCACGATCACCGCCTCGCTGCTGCTCTCACTCGTCATCTCGCTCACCCTGACGCCGATGATGTGTGCGCGTCTTTTGAAGGACGAATCGCGAAAGAAGCACGGCCGGATCTATCTGCTGTTTGAACGCGGCTTCGATGCGCTGCTCAAGCTCTACGCGCGCGGCCTGCGCGTCGTGCTGCGCCATCGCTTCGTGACGCTGCTGGTGATGCTCTCGACCATCGCACTGACCGGCTATCTCTACGTGATCATTCCGAAGGGCTTTTTCCCGCAGCAGGACACCGGACAGATCGTCGGCATCACCGAGGCCGCCCAGGACATCTCCTTCCCCGCGATGTCCGAACGCCAGCAGGCGATCGTCAACATCCTCTTGAAGGATCCGGCGATTCAATCGGTGGCAAGCTATATCGGCCCCGGCGGCCCGACCGCAACGCTCAACCAGGGGCGCATCTTCATCGTCCTGAAACCGAAGCCTGAACGCAGGGCCAGTGCGGACCAGATCATCAACCGCCTCGGCCCCCAGCTCGCCCACATCCAGGGCATCAGGCTCTACATGCAGGCCGCGCAGGACATCACGATCGGGGCACGGCTCTCAAAGACGCAATATCAATACACGCTGACGGATGCCGATTCCAACGAGCTCACCCACTGGTCGGCGATCTTCCTGGAGAAGCTCCGCGCCCTCGACGCCATCACCGATGTCGCGAGCGATCAGGCCAATGCAGGTCCGCGGCTGGAGGTCACCGTCGATCGCGAGGTCGCCTCCAGCTTCGGCATCCTGCCCACGACGATCGACAACGCGCTCGACGACGCCTTTGGCCAGCGCATCGTCTCGACCATGTTCACCTCGCTGAACCAGTACCATGTCGTGATGGAGGTCGATCCACGCTTCCAGTACGGGCCCGAAGCGCTCAAGGACATCTACCTGAACTCGGCCTCCGGGCAGCAGGTCCCGCTCAGCACGCTGGTCCACAGCGTCATCAAGCCCGCGCCGATCCTGATCAATCACCAGAGCCTGTTTCCCTCGGTGACGATCTCGTTCAACCTGAAGCCGGGCGTCGCGCTGGGCGATGCGGTGACGGCGATCCAGAAGATCGAGAAGGACACCGGCAAGCCCGCCTCGCTGTCGACCTCGTTCCAGGGCAACGCCCAGGCCTTCCAGTCCTCCCTGTCGGGCACGCCGCTCCTGATCGGGGCGGCGCTGATCGTGATCTACATCATCCTTGGTGTGCTCTATGAGAGCCTGATCCACCCCATTACGATCCTGTCGACGCTGCCGTCGGCCGGCATCGGCGCACTGTTGCTGCTGCTCGCGGTCCACATGGATCTCAGCGTCATCGCGATCATCGGCATCATCCTCCTGATCGGCATCGTGAAGAAGAACGGCATCATGCTGGTCGACTTCGCTCTCGAGGTGGAACGCCAGAATAAGCTGAGCCCCGAGGAGGCGATCTACCAGGCCTGCACGCTTCGCTTCCGGCCGATCCTGATGACCACGATGGCGGCACTGCTTGGCGGCGTGCCGCTGATGATCGGCTCCGGCACCGGCGCCGAGCTGCGTCAGCCGCTCGGCTATACCATCGTCGGCGGCCTGATGCTGTCGCAGGTCCTGACGCTCTACACCACGCCCGTCGTCTATCTCTATCTCGACCGGCTCGGCAACTGGCTCACCGGACGCAAGCCGCGGGCGGCCGAGACACCCGCCCCATCCACGACCGAGGCAGAGACGGGATTGAGCCATGAATCCACTTGA
- a CDS encoding oxalate decarboxylase family bicupin: protein MFSRRDLLAMSAAGAAMVGSSAQAATFGNPDEPPQGAVNARSPGSLTDPGPQNPALAKQFPSAQTPPATDVGGLPMDWASFNNAPRRIQDGGWARQVTVEDFAISKEISGVNMRLAAGGIRELHWHQAAEWAIMTYGSCRITVLDTQGRPYVGDLKAGDLWYFPPGAPHSLQGLGPDGCEFVICFDDGHANEFNTLLVTDWLAHTPPEVLAKNFGVPADAFAKIPLHNRWIFQGTVPGDLAADRAAVAKHAEAPPYPFIHSLGSSTPVKESSAGSIRVADSSNFKVATTVAAALVTMPPGAVREMHWHPNADEWQYYIKGKARMTVFDTGPNALTTDFSAGDIGYVRRNLGHYVENVGDTELQFVGVFRAPRYEEVSLSNWLTHTPPKLVAQHFNIDEKLVAQWPDNSPGVMPKS from the coding sequence ATGTTTTCACGACGTGATTTGCTGGCCATGTCCGCGGCAGGCGCCGCCATGGTCGGCTCCAGTGCGCAGGCCGCAACCTTCGGCAATCCGGACGAGCCGCCGCAGGGCGCCGTGAATGCCAGGAGCCCCGGAAGCCTGACCGATCCCGGTCCACAGAATCCGGCCCTGGCCAAGCAATTCCCCTCCGCGCAGACCCCGCCCGCGACCGATGTCGGCGGGCTGCCGATGGACTGGGCCTCGTTCAACAATGCACCAAGGCGTATCCAGGATGGTGGCTGGGCGCGTCAGGTCACCGTCGAGGACTTCGCCATCTCCAAGGAGATCTCCGGCGTCAACATGCGCCTGGCCGCCGGCGGCATCCGCGAGCTGCACTGGCACCAGGCCGCCGAATGGGCGATCATGACCTACGGCAGCTGCCGCATCACCGTGCTCGACACGCAGGGTCGTCCTTACGTCGGCGACCTCAAGGCCGGCGACCTCTGGTATTTTCCGCCGGGCGCGCCGCATTCGCTGCAGGGCCTGGGTCCCGACGGCTGCGAATTCGTGATCTGTTTCGACGACGGCCACGCCAACGAGTTCAACACGCTACTGGTGACGGACTGGCTGGCCCATACGCCGCCCGAGGTGCTGGCGAAGAACTTTGGCGTGCCGGCCGACGCCTTCGCCAAGATCCCGCTGCACAATCGCTGGATTTTCCAGGGCACGGTGCCCGGCGATCTCGCCGCCGATCGCGCCGCAGTCGCCAAGCATGCGGAGGCACCGCCCTATCCGTTCATCCATTCACTCGGCAGCTCGACGCCAGTCAAGGAGAGCTCGGCCGGCAGCATCCGCGTTGCCGACAGCAGCAACTTCAAGGTGGCCACCACCGTCGCCGCGGCGCTGGTGACGATGCCGCCGGGCGCGGTCCGCGAGATGCACTGGCATCCGAATGCCGACGAATGGCAGTACTACATCAAGGGCAAGGCGCGGATGACGGTGTTCGACACCGGTCCCAACGCGCTGACGACGGATTTCTCGGCCGGCGACATCGGCTATGTCCGGCGCAATCTCGGCCATTATGTCGAGAATGTCGGCGACACCGAGCTGCAGTTCGTCGGCGTGTTCCGTGCGCCGCGCTACGAGGAGGTCTCGCTCTCCAACTGGCTGACGCACACGCCCCCCAAGCTGGTCGCCCAGCATTTCAACATCGACGAGAAGCTGGTCGCGCAATGGCCGGACAACAGCCCCGGCGTCATGCCCAAGTCCTGA
- a CDS encoding FdhF/YdeP family oxidoreductase produces the protein MTTKSVRPYREPAGGWGALKALSEALLVQRVPLKGAATLSRMNQPEGFDCPGCAWPDPKHTSSFEFCENGGKAIAWEATSKRCTPEFFAEHTVAELASWSDYDLEMVGRLTHPMAYDAASDRYLPVEWSDAFDMIGRELRALPDPNMAEFYTSGRTSNEAAFLYQLFVREYGTNNFPDCSNMCHEATSVGLPHSLGVGKGTVLLEDFDKADCIFIFGQNPGTNSPRMMTSLRNAARRGASIISFNPFRERALERFQAPQSPVEMITLSSTTISSKLFQVRVGGDVATLKGIMKILVEADEAAQAAEQPEILDWDFIRGHTVGVEALIDDLKRMQWPDIERQSGLTREDMEYAAGAYMKSERAILVYGMGITQHWRGANNVQQIANLALLRGNVGREGAGVCPVRGHSNVQGDRTVGITEVPKADFLARLEQRFGFKPPAAPGHNVVTALEAMIRGEVKAFFAMGGNFAAAIPDWQATQAALGKLDLTVHVSTKLNRSHLIHGRAALILPCLGRTEIDIQASGPQSITVEDSMSMVHASGGRNKPASEHLLSEIAIIAGVAKATLGGRSVVDWDDFVADYDRIRDAIEAVFPIFQGYNARIRVPGGFHLTSTARERIWATPSGKANFLVFPGCGEDPPQSDDDFLWLTTIRSHDQYNTTLYSMSDRYRGVFGQRDVVFLNEYELKRRGLADGDRVDLITASTDGAERIVRNFRVVAYSFPTGCCAAYYPETNPLVPLYARDPLSFTPSYKGVPIRLVRSAGPEQQG, from the coding sequence ATGACCACGAAATCGGTTCGTCCCTACCGTGAACCCGCCGGCGGCTGGGGCGCGCTCAAGGCGCTCAGCGAGGCGCTTCTGGTGCAGCGCGTGCCGCTGAAGGGCGCAGCGACGCTGAGCCGGATGAACCAGCCGGAGGGCTTTGATTGCCCCGGCTGCGCCTGGCCCGATCCGAAGCACACCTCGTCATTCGAATTCTGCGAGAACGGCGGCAAGGCGATCGCTTGGGAGGCGACGTCGAAACGCTGCACCCCCGAGTTCTTCGCCGAGCATACCGTCGCGGAGCTCGCGAGCTGGAGCGACTACGATCTCGAAATGGTCGGTCGGCTCACACATCCGATGGCCTATGATGCCGCGTCCGATCGCTATCTTCCGGTGGAGTGGAGCGACGCGTTCGACATGATCGGTCGCGAGCTCAGGGCGCTGCCGGATCCGAACATGGCGGAGTTCTACACCTCGGGGCGGACCTCGAACGAGGCCGCCTTCCTCTATCAGCTCTTCGTGCGCGAATACGGCACCAACAATTTTCCCGACTGCTCGAACATGTGCCACGAGGCGACCAGCGTCGGCCTGCCGCACTCGCTCGGCGTCGGCAAGGGCACCGTGCTGCTGGAGGATTTCGACAAGGCCGATTGCATCTTCATCTTCGGCCAGAACCCCGGCACCAACAGCCCGCGGATGATGACCAGCCTGCGCAATGCGGCCCGCCGCGGCGCCTCCATCATCTCCTTCAATCCGTTCCGCGAGCGGGCGCTGGAGCGTTTCCAGGCACCGCAGAGCCCGGTCGAGATGATTACGCTGTCGTCGACGACGATCAGCTCAAAGCTGTTCCAGGTGCGGGTCGGCGGCGACGTCGCCACCCTCAAGGGAATCATGAAGATCCTGGTGGAGGCCGACGAGGCAGCCCAAGCAGCCGAGCAGCCGGAGATCCTCGACTGGGACTTCATTCGCGGTCACACCGTCGGCGTCGAAGCGCTGATCGACGATCTCAAGCGCATGCAGTGGCCCGACATCGAACGCCAGTCCGGCCTGACGCGCGAAGACATGGAGTATGCAGCCGGCGCCTATATGAAGTCCGAGCGCGCCATTCTCGTCTACGGCATGGGCATCACCCAGCACTGGCGCGGCGCGAACAACGTGCAGCAGATCGCCAATCTCGCGCTGCTGCGCGGCAATGTCGGGCGCGAAGGCGCCGGGGTCTGTCCGGTTCGCGGTCATTCCAACGTGCAGGGCGACCGCACCGTGGGGATTACGGAAGTGCCAAAGGCGGACTTCCTCGCGCGCCTCGAGCAGCGCTTCGGCTTCAAGCCGCCGGCTGCGCCGGGACACAATGTGGTGACTGCGCTGGAAGCCATGATCCGCGGCGAGGTGAAGGCTTTCTTCGCGATGGGCGGCAATTTCGCCGCGGCCATTCCGGACTGGCAGGCGACCCAGGCGGCGCTCGGCAAGCTCGATCTCACCGTCCACGTCTCGACCAAGCTCAACCGCAGCCACCTGATCCATGGCCGCGCCGCCCTAATCCTGCCGTGTCTCGGACGCACCGAGATCGACATCCAGGCATCGGGGCCGCAGTCGATCACGGTGGAAGACTCGATGTCGATGGTGCATGCGTCCGGCGGCCGCAACAAGCCGGCATCGGAGCATCTCCTCAGCGAGATCGCGATCATCGCCGGCGTCGCCAAGGCGACGCTGGGCGGGCGCAGCGTGGTCGACTGGGACGACTTCGTTGCCGACTACGACCGCATCCGCGATGCGATCGAGGCGGTATTCCCCATCTTCCAGGGCTATAATGCCCGCATCCGCGTGCCCGGCGGCTTCCACCTCACCTCGACGGCGCGCGAACGCATCTGGGCGACGCCGTCGGGCAAGGCCAACTTCCTGGTCTTTCCGGGTTGTGGCGAGGATCCGCCGCAGAGCGATGACGATTTCCTGTGGCTCACCACCATCCGCAGCCACGACCAGTACAATACCACACTCTACTCGATGTCGGACCGCTACCGCGGCGTGTTCGGCCAGCGCGACGTCGTGTTCCTCAACGAATACGAGTTGAAGCGGCGGGGATTGGCCGACGGCGACCGCGTCGACCTGATCACCGCCTCGACCGACGGCGCCGAGCGGATCGTGCGCAACTTCCGAGTCGTGGCCTATTCCTTCCCGACTGGCTGCTGTGCGGCGTACTATCCGGAGACCAATCCGCTGGTGCCGCTCTATGCCCGCGACCCCCTCAGCTTCACGCCGTCATACAAGGGGGTCCCGATCCGTCTGGTGCGCTCGGCCGGACCGGAGCAACAGGGGTAA